In a single window of the Caproicibacterium sp. BJN0003 genome:
- a CDS encoding deoxyguanosinetriphosphate triphosphohydrolase translates to MTVRERTQKIERQILSPYAAFSDQTKGRKRPEEDDDLRTPFQRDRDRIIHCKSFRRLKHKTQVFLAPEGDHYRTRLTHTLEVAQIARTIARALCLNEDLTEAIALGHDLGHTPFGHAGERALNELCPGGFRHYEQSARVVERVEKNGEGLNLTEEVVDGILCHTTGRQAETLEGQIVRVSDRIAYINHDIDDSERAGIISEEDLPQTLTNLLGHSKSQRINTLVHSVVESSQNGKIEMEPEIEVPFDELRRFMFHSVYENPYAKSEEKKVPGIIGKLYEYFGEPGNLPDDMRRIEKEDGLNRAVTDYIAGMTDQYAVEKFMEIYVPKAWNR, encoded by the coding sequence ATGACAGTACGGGAGAGAACACAGAAGATTGAGAGACAGATTTTATCTCCATATGCGGCATTTTCCGATCAGACGAAAGGCCGTAAGCGTCCGGAAGAAGACGATGATTTGCGCACGCCGTTTCAAAGAGACAGAGACCGCATTATCCACTGTAAGTCTTTTCGCAGGCTGAAACATAAAACACAGGTTTTCCTTGCACCGGAAGGGGATCATTACCGTACGCGGTTGACCCATACATTAGAAGTAGCACAGATTGCAAGAACCATTGCGAGGGCGTTGTGCCTGAATGAAGATCTCACGGAAGCAATTGCTTTGGGACATGATTTAGGACATACCCCTTTTGGGCATGCAGGAGAACGCGCACTCAATGAGCTTTGCCCAGGAGGATTCCGCCATTATGAACAGAGTGCTCGCGTGGTGGAGCGTGTAGAAAAAAATGGAGAAGGCCTCAATCTGACTGAAGAAGTAGTAGATGGCATTTTGTGCCATACAACCGGAAGACAAGCAGAGACGTTGGAAGGGCAGATTGTGCGGGTTTCTGATCGAATCGCTTATATTAACCATGATATTGATGATTCTGAACGTGCTGGGATTATTAGCGAAGAAGACCTGCCGCAGACACTTACGAATCTTTTGGGACACAGTAAAAGTCAAAGAATCAATACATTGGTTCATTCCGTAGTGGAGAGCAGCCAGAATGGAAAAATTGAAATGGAGCCGGAAATTGAAGTTCCTTTTGATGAACTGAGACGCTTTATGTTTCATTCCGTCTATGAAAATCCGTATGCAAAGAGTGAAGAGAAGAAAGTTCCCGGAATTATCGGAAAGCTTTATGAATATTTTGGGGAGCCGGGAAATCTCCCGGATGATATGAGGAGAATTGAGAAAGAAGACGGGCTTAACCGCGCGGTAACAGATTATATCGCGGGAATGACTGACCAATATGCAGTCGAAAAATTTATGGAGATTTACGTTCCCAAAGCATGGAATCGCTGA
- a CDS encoding YigZ family protein produces the protein MEVYRTLQKSGERDFTEKKSRFIGYAFPVSTEKEAQDFLQMIRKRHWDAKHNVSAYVLKDGIQHCSDDGEPQGTAGVPVMNVLLKNGVVNAMIVVTRYFGGILLGTGGLVRAYSHTASLALEDAGIVTMYPGKNLSLSCSYSQYGKVSALIPQYGGKIDKSEFGAEVKLQFHIKSEKFHFFQTEFTEATSGAICVKIEGETYFCE, from the coding sequence ATGGAAGTCTATCGGACTTTGCAAAAATCCGGAGAACGGGATTTTACGGAAAAGAAATCACGATTTATTGGATATGCGTTTCCCGTTTCTACGGAAAAGGAAGCACAGGATTTTTTGCAGATGATCCGTAAACGCCATTGGGATGCAAAGCACAATGTTTCGGCTTATGTGTTAAAAGATGGAATTCAACATTGCTCAGACGATGGAGAGCCGCAGGGAACAGCAGGGGTTCCGGTGATGAATGTACTTCTTAAAAATGGTGTGGTCAACGCAATGATCGTTGTGACCAGATATTTTGGAGGAATTCTTCTGGGAACAGGCGGATTGGTACGCGCTTATTCCCATACGGCATCGCTTGCCTTGGAGGATGCCGGAATTGTTACTATGTACCCTGGTAAAAATTTATCTCTTTCTTGCAGCTATTCCCAATACGGAAAAGTTTCTGCATTGATTCCTCAATATGGCGGCAAGATTGACAAGAGTGAGTTTGGGGCAGAAGTCAAATTGCAGTTCCACATTAAAAGTGAGAAATTCCATTTCTTTCAAACTGAATTTACAGAAGCAACGAGTGGTGCAATTTGTGTGAAAATAGAGGGAGAAACTTATTTTTGCGAATGA
- the rpmE gene encoding 50S ribosomal protein L31 — MKEGIHPQYKETTITCACGNVIHTRSTKENIRVEICSKCHPFFTGKQKLVDTSGRVDMFKKRYGIGK, encoded by the coding sequence ATGAAGGAAGGAATTCATCCCCAGTACAAAGAAACAACCATTACCTGCGCATGCGGAAATGTGATTCATACCAGATCCACAAAAGAAAATATCCGCGTTGAAATTTGCTCCAAGTGCCACCCGTTCTTCACCGGCAAGCAGAAGCTGGTGGATACCAGCGGTCGCGTTGATATGTTCAAAAAGCGTTATGGAATTGGCAAATAA
- a CDS encoding D-alanyl-D-alanine carboxypeptidase family protein codes for MGTKRTFLRRGRTKLSKNENGTIKVSRRIILILILIVILAGVFLCYRSLQEIRTEEDQKTVSSQAIAKEPLDPSLLTVISSKFPCNKEEKPPQLTTVSGVSVNIKIADALKQFLAAAKKAGYSIQLKSGYINADDQEKLYQDKVSSLISGGGYTQVRAEAEAAKTVPPGNACEDALGLSFEVDGDSDFENSAAAKWLDNQCVFYGFIRRYPESKTEYTGMSGSFTHYRYVGEESAMKMRSYGMCLEEYVSYLKQSGALS; via the coding sequence ATGGGCACGAAAAGAACATTTTTGCGCAGAGGCAGAACAAAATTATCGAAGAATGAAAATGGGACCATTAAGGTTAGTCGTCGGATTATTTTAATTTTGATTTTGATTGTTATTTTGGCCGGCGTATTTTTATGCTATCGGTCTTTACAGGAAATTCGGACAGAAGAGGATCAGAAGACGGTTTCTTCACAGGCAATTGCAAAAGAGCCGCTTGATCCTTCTCTTTTAACAGTCATTTCGTCAAAATTTCCCTGTAATAAAGAGGAGAAACCGCCGCAGCTTACAACAGTTTCCGGTGTTTCAGTCAACATAAAGATTGCGGATGCTTTAAAACAATTTTTAGCAGCTGCTAAAAAAGCAGGATATTCGATTCAGCTTAAGAGTGGATATATCAATGCAGATGATCAGGAAAAACTTTATCAGGATAAGGTTTCTTCTTTAATTTCTGGCGGCGGATATACACAGGTTCGTGCTGAAGCCGAGGCGGCAAAGACCGTTCCGCCTGGAAATGCGTGTGAAGATGCTTTGGGATTGTCGTTCGAGGTAGACGGAGACTCAGATTTTGAGAATAGTGCAGCGGCCAAGTGGCTCGATAATCAATGCGTTTTTTATGGATTTATCAGGAGATACCCGGAGTCTAAGACGGAATATACCGGAATGTCTGGCAGCTTTACTCATTATCGATATGTCGGAGAAGAATCGGCAATGAAGATGCGTTCTTATGGGATGTGCTTGGAGGAATATGTATCTTATCTGAAGCAGTCAGGGGCACTCAGTTGA
- the pyk gene encoding pyruvate kinase has protein sequence MRKTKIICTVGPATDQGDTLRQLMQNGMDVARLNFSHGTHEDHKMRADKIKQLREELDLPVALLLDTKGPEIRTGTFKEQQVTLKEGAPFTLTTKPIVGDETISYVTFSRLPKEVHPNSRILIDDGLIELNVNSCTDTEIHCTVINGGTLSSQKGINVPNISLSLPFISEKDQSDIAFGVKEGFDMIAASFTRSAEDILNLRRELKKNNCHNMRIIAKIENMDGVRNIDEILRVSDGIMVARGDLGVEVPLEEIPILQKQLIKKAMQQGKTVITATQMLDSMVSHPRPTRAEATDVANAIYDGTSAIMLSGETAAGKFPVEALKTMVCIATRTEEDIDYAAILKKRPICSSKSDVTSAISHATCTTAHDLGAAAIITVSKSGTTARMISKYHPACPIITGTTDPVVRRQLNISWGVTPIIIQEQDNTDALFDHAIKMAQKAGLVKDGDLTVITAGVPLGISGTTNLLKVQLVGDILVSGKTANKGSACGNLCVCSSPEDAKQNFKAGDILVVHETDNQYLPYMRKAFAIVSEAPGLNSHAAIVGLALDTPTIVGAKNATKILRSGTVVTVDADRGIVYCGQKKFS, from the coding sequence ATGAGAAAAACAAAAATCATCTGTACAGTCGGACCCGCCACAGATCAGGGCGACACTCTGCGCCAGTTGATGCAGAACGGCATGGATGTTGCACGGCTGAATTTCTCCCATGGCACACATGAAGATCACAAGATGCGAGCCGATAAGATCAAGCAGCTTCGTGAGGAACTTGATCTTCCTGTTGCCCTGCTGCTAGATACCAAAGGTCCGGAAATACGAACAGGTACTTTTAAGGAACAGCAAGTTACATTAAAAGAAGGCGCCCCCTTTACACTGACAACGAAACCTATTGTCGGTGATGAAACAATTTCCTATGTAACATTTTCACGTTTACCAAAAGAAGTTCACCCCAACAGTAGAATTTTAATTGACGATGGACTGATTGAGTTGAATGTAAACTCCTGCACAGATACAGAAATTCACTGTACAGTAATAAACGGCGGCACACTTTCTTCTCAAAAAGGAATTAATGTCCCGAATATTTCACTTTCTCTTCCTTTTATCAGTGAAAAAGATCAGTCTGATATTGCATTCGGTGTAAAAGAAGGATTCGATATGATCGCTGCTTCCTTTACACGCAGTGCGGAAGATATTTTAAACTTACGGCGCGAATTAAAAAAGAATAACTGCCATAATATGCGTATTATCGCAAAAATTGAAAATATGGATGGCGTTCGAAACATTGATGAAATTCTGCGTGTTTCGGATGGAATCATGGTTGCACGCGGTGATCTGGGTGTAGAAGTCCCCCTTGAGGAAATTCCAATTCTGCAGAAGCAGCTCATTAAAAAAGCGATGCAACAAGGAAAAACGGTCATTACTGCCACCCAAATGCTGGATTCTATGGTCAGCCATCCTCGTCCCACACGTGCAGAGGCTACTGATGTCGCCAATGCTATTTATGATGGAACGAGCGCAATTATGCTTTCCGGAGAGACAGCTGCAGGAAAATTTCCAGTAGAAGCTCTTAAAACTATGGTCTGTATTGCAACACGCACCGAGGAAGATATCGATTATGCTGCTATTCTTAAAAAGCGCCCTATTTGCTCTTCTAAGTCGGACGTCACTTCGGCAATCTCTCATGCGACCTGTACCACTGCTCACGATTTAGGTGCAGCAGCAATCATTACGGTTTCCAAATCAGGTACCACTGCCCGCATGATTTCAAAATATCATCCCGCCTGCCCCATCATTACCGGCACTACAGACCCCGTCGTTCGTCGCCAGCTAAACATTTCCTGGGGAGTTACCCCCATCATCATACAGGAGCAGGACAATACCGACGCACTTTTTGACCATGCAATTAAGATGGCCCAAAAAGCTGGTCTTGTAAAAGACGGTGATCTAACCGTAATTACTGCCGGTGTTCCTTTGGGAATTTCCGGCACTACAAATTTGCTGAAGGTACAGTTGGTCGGTGATATTTTGGTTTCTGGAAAAACTGCCAATAAAGGATCTGCCTGCGGAAATCTCTGTGTGTGCTCTTCTCCGGAAGATGCTAAACAAAATTTTAAAGCAGGGGATATTTTAGTCGTTCACGAGACAGATAATCAATATCTTCCTTATATGAGAAAGGCTTTCGCAATCGTCTCGGAAGCCCCCGGACTCAACTCGCATGCCGCGATTGTAGGCCTTGCACTGGACACTCCCACAATTGTCGGCGCCAAAAATGCAACCAAGATTTTGCGTAGCGGAACGGTTGTCACAGTGGATGCCGATCGTGGAATTGTTTATTGTGGACAGAAAAAATTCTCTTAA
- a CDS encoding aminopeptidase — translation MAKKENKGETKKLAEKLLINRKNGFFSVTDEQIEKADKFCEGYKKFLGTSKTEREAVLSTIALAEKEGFTPYDPDKNYQAGDKVYFNNRGKAVILTVFGTKGCKNGVRIAASHIDSPRLDLKPHPLYEKDDLALFKTHYYGGLKKYQWTTIPLAMHGRVCRKDGSQVDICLGEKSGDPMFTVTDLLPHLGDEQMRKPMMKAIEGENLNILVGSRPIRDDEGDQIFKLNVMRLLNQEYGITEEDFVSADIEFVPAFKPCDLGFDRSMIGAYGHDDRVCAYPAVMAALTAKTPESTIVTVLADREEIGSDGNTGLNSVFMRDFIADLAEKEGLVPRHVMAKSKCLSADVTAAYDPTYASMYELNNSTFLNNGVAMSKYTGGRGKSGTSEATAELVSEIRSIFEKNDVLWQTGEMGKVDAGGGGTVAMYIANLNVDVVDVGVPVLSMHAPFEVVSKLDIYMTYRGIRSFYEAK, via the coding sequence ATGGCAAAAAAAGAAAATAAGGGCGAAACAAAAAAACTTGCCGAAAAACTTCTCATTAATCGTAAGAACGGGTTCTTTTCGGTAACAGATGAGCAAATTGAAAAGGCAGATAAATTCTGTGAAGGGTATAAGAAGTTTTTAGGGACTTCTAAAACCGAACGGGAAGCTGTCCTTTCAACGATTGCATTGGCGGAGAAAGAAGGATTTACTCCTTACGACCCTGATAAGAATTATCAGGCCGGCGACAAGGTGTATTTCAATAACCGTGGAAAGGCAGTTATCCTGACAGTCTTTGGAACAAAAGGCTGCAAAAATGGCGTAAGAATTGCTGCATCTCATATTGATTCTCCACGTCTTGATCTAAAGCCCCATCCGCTTTATGAAAAAGATGATTTGGCACTTTTTAAAACACACTATTATGGGGGCCTTAAAAAATACCAATGGACAACCATTCCTTTGGCAATGCATGGCAGAGTTTGCCGGAAAGACGGTTCTCAAGTGGATATTTGCCTCGGCGAAAAATCGGGGGATCCAATGTTTACCGTGACCGATTTGCTGCCGCATCTGGGAGATGAGCAGATGCGTAAGCCAATGATGAAGGCCATTGAGGGAGAGAACCTCAATATCCTTGTTGGCAGCCGTCCGATTCGCGATGATGAAGGAGATCAGATTTTCAAACTGAATGTGATGCGCCTTTTAAATCAGGAATACGGAATTACAGAAGAGGATTTTGTCAGTGCGGATATTGAGTTTGTACCGGCGTTTAAGCCCTGCGACCTTGGATTCGATCGCAGTATGATCGGTGCTTATGGCCATGATGACCGCGTCTGCGCTTACCCTGCAGTGATGGCTGCACTGACGGCAAAAACGCCTGAGAGTACAATCGTTACCGTCCTTGCTGATCGGGAAGAAATCGGCAGTGATGGAAACACTGGACTCAACAGTGTCTTTATGAGAGACTTTATTGCAGACTTGGCTGAAAAAGAGGGCCTTGTTCCGCGTCATGTAATGGCAAAATCAAAATGCCTTTCGGCGGATGTAACGGCGGCGTACGATCCCACCTATGCAAGTATGTATGAGCTTAATAATTCCACTTTCCTGAATAATGGTGTTGCGATGAGCAAATATACCGGTGGCCGCGGAAAGAGCGGAACCAGTGAGGCAACAGCAGAGCTTGTTTCAGAGATTCGGTCAATTTTCGAGAAAAATGATGTGCTTTGGCAAACCGGTGAAATGGGAAAAGTTGATGCTGGCGGCGGCGGAACGGTAGCAATGTACATTGCAAACTTGAATGTTGATGTTGTTGATGTTGGGGTTCCGGTTTTGTCAATGCATGCTCCTTTTGAAGTGGTTTCCAAACTGGATATTTATATGACCTATCGTGGAATCCGTTCTTTCTACGAAGCAAAATAA
- a CDS encoding lytic transglycosylase domain-containing protein, with protein MRYIKRRTNRKLRKKRILIVVAALTLIAGVVVGLVSLLHKSNEQVQYAAYPQKYQELVDQYTTQFQVEPSLVYSVMKAESGFDPNAHSGADARGLMQITPETFDWLQWQMPDDPEYTDEDLYNPEINIRYGCKFLSILQGTYQDLGTCIAAYNAGMGNVNRWLSDNDYSDDGITLKEIPYPETKTYVQRVLSNYQQYKSLYNSQK; from the coding sequence ATGAGATATATCAAAAGACGAACCAACCGAAAATTACGAAAGAAACGAATCTTGATTGTGGTAGCGGCTTTAACTCTGATAGCAGGGGTCGTTGTTGGTCTGGTGTCATTGCTTCATAAAAGCAATGAACAGGTGCAGTATGCTGCATATCCGCAGAAGTATCAGGAGCTTGTGGATCAATATACGACACAGTTTCAAGTGGAACCTTCTCTCGTTTACTCTGTCATGAAAGCCGAGAGCGGATTTGATCCCAATGCGCATTCCGGAGCAGACGCCAGAGGATTGATGCAAATCACACCGGAAACATTTGACTGGCTGCAGTGGCAGATGCCGGATGATCCGGAATATACAGACGAAGATCTTTACAATCCAGAGATTAACATCCGTTACGGATGCAAATTCCTTTCAATTTTGCAGGGTACTTATCAGGATCTCGGCACTTGTATTGCTGCCTATAATGCAGGAATGGGCAATGTAAACAGGTGGCTTTCCGACAATGATTATTCTGATGATGGAATCACACTCAAAGAAATTCCTTATCCAGAAACTAAGACATATGTTCAGCGGGTGCTGAGCAATTATCAGCAGTATAAAAGTCTATATAATTCCCAAAAATAA
- the coaE gene encoding dephospho-CoA kinase (Dephospho-CoA kinase (CoaE) performs the final step in coenzyme A biosynthesis.) — protein sequence MKQLIIGLTGPTGAGKSTWTAALENLGCRIIDCDQLAREAVQDPDCIKDLQRAFGEDLISADGLNRKELAKRAFQDAEHTKLLDQITHPVILALLEKKLQIFSKETTPAIIIDAPQLFESGLDSRCDFIAAVLAPKEIRIKRLQKRDGISREEALSRMSVQYSDDFFRKHSDFILNGNLLPEQVGGRASEFLQQVLEGNA from the coding sequence TTGAAACAGCTGATTATTGGATTGACCGGTCCGACTGGAGCCGGTAAATCGACATGGACTGCAGCACTCGAAAATTTGGGCTGCAGAATCATTGACTGTGATCAGCTTGCCAGAGAAGCGGTACAGGATCCCGATTGCATCAAAGATTTGCAGCGGGCTTTTGGAGAAGATCTGATTTCGGCAGATGGACTCAATCGTAAGGAACTCGCTAAGAGAGCGTTTCAGGATGCAGAGCATACGAAACTCCTTGACCAAATTACGCATCCCGTAATACTCGCTTTACTGGAAAAGAAGCTACAAATCTTTTCAAAAGAAACTACTCCGGCAATTATCATTGATGCACCGCAGCTTTTTGAGAGCGGACTTGATTCTCGCTGCGATTTTATAGCGGCAGTTCTGGCACCAAAAGAAATTCGAATCAAGCGGCTGCAAAAACGTGATGGGATTAGCCGCGAAGAAGCTCTTTCCCGAATGTCCGTTCAATATTCGGATGATTTTTTCCGGAAGCACTCCGATTTTATTTTAAACGGCAATCTTTTGCCGGAACAAGTAGGGGGGCGTGCTTCTGAATTTTTGCAGCAGGTATTGGAAGGAAACGCATGA
- a CDS encoding L-threonylcarbamoyladenylate synthase, whose protein sequence is MVETELLKADMEGIERAAKFLQNGGLVGIPTETVYGLAANALDGKAVAKIFAAKGRPMDNPLIVHISDFSQIYHLVATVPESAKKLAKAFWPGPLTMILPKADCIPDEVSAGLPTVAIRFPSHPAAQQLITAAGLPLAAPSANLSGKPSPTTAEHVMHDLSGKIEAVIDGGPCKVGVESTVITLASNPPRLLRPGGITLEQLRSVLGEVEMDDAVLHPLKEGVRASSPGMKYKHYSPKANVIILDGNDEQYRNYVNSHIAPGVMALCYDEDCAGLKSPYLCYGAETDMSQMAHHLFDALREVDLLDAKTVYARCPAPKGVGLAVYNRLMRAAGFEVLHL, encoded by the coding sequence ATGGTGGAAACGGAACTGTTAAAAGCGGATATGGAAGGAATTGAGCGTGCGGCAAAATTCCTTCAGAACGGCGGCCTCGTCGGGATACCGACGGAGACGGTTTATGGACTTGCGGCGAATGCACTGGACGGAAAAGCCGTTGCGAAAATTTTTGCAGCGAAAGGACGACCGATGGATAATCCGTTGATTGTTCATATTTCGGATTTTTCTCAGATTTATCATTTGGTAGCGACTGTCCCCGAAAGTGCAAAAAAATTGGCAAAGGCTTTTTGGCCGGGGCCACTTACTATGATTTTACCAAAAGCAGATTGTATTCCCGATGAAGTTAGTGCCGGGTTGCCGACAGTTGCAATTCGTTTTCCATCTCATCCGGCGGCGCAGCAGCTGATTACAGCTGCTGGTTTGCCTTTGGCAGCGCCTTCTGCAAATCTTTCCGGAAAGCCAAGTCCTACGACAGCGGAACATGTTATGCATGATCTTTCTGGAAAAATTGAAGCCGTAATTGATGGTGGTCCCTGTAAGGTTGGCGTCGAATCCACAGTGATTACGTTGGCGTCAAATCCACCGCGTCTTTTAAGGCCGGGTGGAATCACATTGGAGCAGCTGCGTTCTGTTTTGGGAGAAGTAGAGATGGATGATGCAGTGCTGCATCCTTTAAAAGAAGGGGTGCGTGCTTCTTCTCCGGGAATGAAGTATAAGCATTATTCTCCGAAAGCAAATGTAATTATTCTTGATGGCAATGATGAGCAGTACAGAAATTATGTAAATTCTCACATTGCACCGGGAGTAATGGCTCTTTGCTATGATGAGGATTGTGCGGGATTAAAGAGCCCTTATTTGTGTTATGGGGCAGAGACGGATATGTCCCAGATGGCACATCATCTTTTTGATGCCCTGCGCGAAGTAGACCTTCTTGACGCAAAAACCGTTTATGCTCGTTGCCCTGCACCAAAAGGAGTTGGGTTGGCAGTTTATAATCGTTTGATGCGGGCAGCCGGATTTGAGGTGCTTCATCTTTGA
- the prfA gene encoding peptide chain release factor 1 — MFENLQIFQKRYEELGQKLCLPEIAGDQTKFAALMKEYKDLEPLVSTYGEYEKAQRKLSEAQELLESGDRELHDLALMDREEAQEEIKRLTEEINILLLPKDPNDEKNVIVEIRGGAGGEEAALFSAVLYRMYTMYAQSRNWQTELLNLNETELGGCKEVTFQISGAGAYSRLKYESGVHRVQRVPETETQGRIHTSTATVAVLPEADEVELIIDPKDLQIDTFRSSGAGGQHINKTSSAIRITHLPTGMVVECQDERSQYKNKDKAMRVLRSRLFEVEQRKHDEAIAENRRSQVGTGDRSERIRTYNYPQSRVTDHRIGLTLYKLEDVLNGSLDQLIDPLIAADRTLQLEKNMRSSEHEN, encoded by the coding sequence ATGTTTGAAAATTTACAGATATTTCAAAAAAGATATGAAGAATTAGGGCAGAAGCTCTGTTTGCCTGAAATTGCAGGAGATCAGACAAAATTTGCAGCGCTGATGAAAGAATATAAAGATCTGGAGCCTTTGGTCAGTACATATGGAGAATATGAGAAGGCTCAGAGAAAATTGTCGGAAGCCCAGGAGCTTCTGGAATCCGGAGACCGTGAACTGCATGATCTTGCCCTTATGGATCGGGAAGAAGCGCAGGAAGAAATTAAGCGCCTTACGGAGGAAATTAATATTCTTTTGCTTCCCAAAGACCCCAATGATGAAAAAAACGTGATCGTGGAAATCCGCGGAGGAGCCGGTGGGGAAGAAGCAGCTCTTTTTTCTGCAGTGCTCTATCGAATGTATACGATGTATGCACAGAGCAGAAATTGGCAGACGGAGCTTTTGAATTTAAATGAGACGGAACTCGGCGGCTGCAAGGAAGTTACTTTTCAGATTTCGGGAGCGGGTGCCTATTCCCGCTTAAAGTATGAAAGCGGCGTTCACCGCGTGCAGCGCGTCCCTGAAACGGAAACGCAGGGAAGAATTCATACTTCAACAGCGACGGTGGCCGTTCTGCCGGAAGCCGATGAGGTAGAGCTTATAATCGATCCTAAAGATTTGCAGATTGACACCTTTCGTTCCAGTGGAGCCGGAGGTCAGCATATTAATAAGACCAGTTCGGCAATCCGGATTACGCATCTTCCGACGGGGATGGTAGTCGAATGTCAGGATGAACGCAGTCAGTATAAAAATAAAGATAAAGCAATGAGAGTGCTCAGAAGTCGGCTTTTTGAAGTAGAGCAGAGAAAACATGATGAGGCGATTGCAGAAAATCGTCGCAGTCAGGTAGGAACAGGCGACCGTTCCGAGCGGATTCGCACTTATAATTATCCGCAGAGCCGTGTAACCGATCATCGAATCGGTCTGACGCTGTATAAGCTGGAGGACGTTTTAAATGGCAGTTTGGATCAGTTGATAGATCCTTTAATTGCAGCGGATCGAACGCTTCAATTGGAAAAAAATATGCGCTCATCAGAGCATGAAAATTAA
- a CDS encoding DUF951 domain-containing protein — MDIRPGDRIEMKKPHPCGNKIFLVLRAGMDFKIRCTSCGREVMVPRLKCEKNIRRILRDDPKEKA; from the coding sequence ATGGATATCAGACCCGGTGACCGCATTGAAATGAAAAAACCGCATCCCTGCGGAAATAAAATTTTTTTGGTTCTGCGGGCGGGCATGGATTTTAAAATTCGCTGTACCTCCTGTGGAAGAGAAGTTATGGTTCCGCGCTTAAAATGTGAAAAGAATATTCGCAGAATCTTACGCGATGATCCAAAAGAAAAAGCTTAG
- a CDS encoding biotin--[acetyl-CoA-carboxylase] ligase, with translation MAIKEEVLQYLRKSTGDVSGEELSERLGISRTAVWKAVNALREEGYEIASATRRGYHLLKEPDRIDAEDLLQNLDTQFLGKEIQVFKEIDSTNEEVKRQALRGAQDGLVIVSEEQNGGKGRLGRAWNSPFGTGLYFSFLLRPEHIPEPLTNATLLAGLGVARALRHVWGLDAKIKWPNDVVIGNKKVCGILTEMAAEMDKVQYIVPGIGINVGNQSFPDELAVKATSILIETGKPVKRSDVLLAILKELDKLFLKKEFPLKEYSELCVSLHKKVRYTRGLKSYTGTAFAIAPSGELMVRSDEDGTEIPISTGEVIVQGIYGQNI, from the coding sequence ATGGCAATTAAAGAGGAAGTTTTGCAATATCTGCGAAAATCCACGGGAGATGTCTCTGGAGAAGAACTGAGTGAGAGACTTGGAATCTCCCGCACAGCAGTTTGGAAAGCAGTAAATGCCCTGCGGGAAGAAGGCTACGAGATTGCTTCTGCCACTCGCCGCGGATACCACCTTTTAAAAGAACCCGACCGAATTGATGCAGAAGATCTTCTGCAAAACTTAGATACGCAGTTCCTCGGCAAAGAGATTCAGGTATTTAAAGAAATTGACTCCACTAACGAAGAAGTAAAACGTCAAGCACTGCGCGGTGCCCAAGACGGTCTTGTGATCGTTTCTGAAGAGCAGAACGGTGGCAAGGGAAGACTCGGGCGTGCATGGAACAGCCCTTTTGGTACAGGACTTTATTTTTCCTTCTTATTACGTCCTGAACACATTCCAGAGCCACTGACAAATGCCACCCTTTTAGCAGGGCTCGGTGTTGCGCGCGCCCTAAGACATGTTTGGGGATTAGATGCTAAAATCAAATGGCCAAACGATGTTGTCATCGGCAATAAAAAAGTCTGTGGGATTCTCACTGAGATGGCTGCAGAAATGGATAAAGTGCAATATATTGTTCCGGGAATCGGTATCAATGTTGGAAACCAATCATTTCCGGATGAGCTTGCAGTGAAGGCAACTTCGATATTGATTGAAACTGGAAAACCAGTGAAGCGTTCCGACGTTTTGCTGGCTATACTGAAAGAACTGGATAAACTATTTCTAAAGAAAGAATTCCCCCTCAAAGAATATAGTGAGCTATGCGTCTCACTTCATAAAAAAGTTCGTTATACGCGTGGTTTAAAATCTTATACGGGAACTGCTTTTGCGATTGCTCCCAGTGGAGAATTGATGGTACGCAGTGATGAAGACGGAACAGAAATTCCGATTAGCACTGGAGAAGTCATTGTTCAGGGAATTTATGGACAAAACATTTAA